One genomic region from Jilunia laotingensis encodes:
- a CDS encoding FprA family A-type flavoprotein → MEQKTGIKGNVHYVGVNDRTKHLFEGMWPLPYGVSYNSYLIDDEMVALVDTVDICYFEVYLRKIKQVIGDRPIDYLIINHMEPDHSGSIRLIKQHYPNIVIVGNKLTFGMIEGFYGVTGEQYLVKDGDFLALGRHKLRFYLTPMVHWPETMMTFDETDGILFSGDGFGCFGTVDGGFLDTRINIDRCWDEMVRYYSNIVGKYGSPVQKALQKLGGLPISVICSTHGPVWTDNIPKVVGIYDRLSRYVAEEGVVIAYGSMYGNTEQMAEAIAAELSAQGIRNIVMHNVSKSDPSYILADIFRYKGLIIGSPTYSNQIYPEVESLLSKILVRELKGRYLGMFGSFTWAGAAVKRMAEFAEKSKFEVVGDPVEMKQAMKDITYTQCENLARAMADRLKKDRP, encoded by the coding sequence ATGGAACAAAAAACTGGAATTAAAGGAAACGTCCACTATGTGGGAGTAAACGACCGAACGAAACATCTTTTTGAAGGAATGTGGCCGTTGCCATACGGAGTTTCGTATAACTCTTATTTGATTGATGATGAGATGGTAGCTCTTGTCGATACAGTCGACATCTGTTATTTTGAAGTATATCTCCGCAAGATCAAACAGGTTATTGGTGACCGTCCTATCGATTATCTGATTATAAATCACATGGAGCCGGATCATTCCGGATCTATCCGGCTGATTAAACAACATTATCCCAACATCGTTATTGTTGGAAATAAGTTGACTTTCGGCATGATTGAAGGCTTTTATGGTGTTACTGGTGAGCAATATCTTGTTAAAGACGGAGATTTCCTTGCGTTGGGACGACATAAGCTTCGTTTTTATCTCACTCCGATGGTGCATTGGCCTGAGACGATGATGACTTTTGACGAAACGGATGGCATTCTATTTTCCGGTGACGGATTCGGATGTTTTGGCACAGTAGATGGTGGCTTTCTGGATACACGCATTAATATAGACCGTTGTTGGGATGAAATGGTACGTTATTATTCGAATATTGTAGGTAAGTATGGAAGTCCTGTGCAGAAAGCTTTGCAGAAACTTGGCGGTCTGCCTATTTCCGTGATCTGTTCCACTCATGGACCCGTATGGACGGATAATATTCCAAAGGTCGTGGGAATTTATGACAGATTGAGCCGGTATGTAGCCGAAGAAGGAGTGGTGATAGCTTATGGAAGTATGTATGGCAACACTGAGCAGATGGCGGAGGCTATTGCAGCCGAATTATCAGCGCAAGGCATCCGGAACATTGTGATGCATAACGTAAGCAAGAGTGATCCTTCTTATATACTTGCCGACATATTTAGGTATAAAGGACTGATCATAGGCTCACCGACATATAGCAATCAGATTTATCCGGAGGTGGAATCATTGCTTTCAAAGATATTGGTTCGCGAACTCAAAGGACGTTATTTGGGTATGTTCGGTTCTTTCACTTGGGCAGGTGCGGCTGTGAAACGGATGGCCGAATTTGCAGAAAAGAGTAAGTTTGAAGTTGTAGGTGATCCGGTTGAAATGAAACAGGCTATGAAAGACATCACTTACACACAATGTGAAAATCTGGCTCGTGCCATGGCCGACCGATTGAAGAAGGATAGACCCTAA
- a CDS encoding TIGR01212 family radical SAM protein (This family includes YhcC from E. coli K-12, an uncharacterized radical SAM protein.) has translation MNQPLYNEFPYFLKRYFPFKVQKISLNAGFTCPNRDGTKGQGGCTYCNNQTFNPDYCRTEKSISQQLEEGKLFFAHKYPEMRYLAYFQAYTNTYSELETLKRKYEEALSVDGVVGLVIGTRPDCMPDSLLHYLEILNKQTFLLVEYGIETTNNETLKRINRGHSYEATADAVQRTAGSGILTGGHVILGLPGESHNDIVAQAGELSKLPLSTLKMHQLQLIRGTRMAREYQQNPADFHLFTDVDEYIELVIDYVEHLRPDIVLERFVSQSPRELLIAPDWGLKNYEFTARVQKRMKERGAYQGKEFEDSEK, from the coding sequence ATGAATCAGCCATTATACAACGAGTTTCCGTATTTCCTAAAGCGTTATTTCCCTTTTAAGGTACAGAAGATTTCTTTGAATGCCGGATTTACCTGCCCGAATCGGGATGGAACAAAAGGGCAGGGAGGCTGTACTTATTGCAATAACCAGACTTTTAATCCCGATTATTGTCGCACGGAGAAAAGCATTTCTCAACAATTGGAGGAAGGAAAGCTGTTTTTTGCTCACAAATATCCCGAGATGAGGTATCTGGCCTATTTTCAGGCTTATACAAATACGTATTCGGAACTTGAAACGCTGAAACGGAAATATGAAGAAGCATTGAGTGTAGATGGGGTAGTGGGGCTTGTGATCGGTACACGTCCGGATTGTATGCCGGATAGTCTTTTGCATTATTTGGAGATTTTGAACAAGCAGACGTTTCTATTAGTGGAATATGGCATTGAAACGACTAACAATGAGACTTTGAAAAGAATAAACCGGGGGCACTCTTATGAGGCCACTGCGGATGCCGTTCAACGAACTGCCGGAAGCGGAATTTTAACCGGTGGCCATGTCATTCTTGGATTGCCCGGGGAATCTCATAATGATATTGTCGCACAGGCGGGAGAGCTTTCCAAACTGCCTTTGTCTACTTTGAAGATGCATCAGCTTCAGTTAATCCGTGGTACCCGTATGGCTCGTGAATATCAACAAAATCCTGCCGACTTTCATCTCTTTACTGATGTGGACGAGTACATCGAGCTTGTTATAGATTATGTCGAACATTTGCGCCCGGATATTGTACTCGAGCGTTTTGTCTCTCAATCGCCCCGTGAATTATTAATTGCACCCGACTGGGGATTAAAAAATTATGAATTTACCGCCCGCGTTCAAAAAAGAATGAAAGAAAGGGGGGCATATCAGGGAAAGGAATTCGAGGATTCAGAAAAATAA